The Oceanisphaera avium genome includes a region encoding these proteins:
- a CDS encoding DUF1904 family protein — MPHLRFRGLSRVIVKEISKTLVTTLAPVVDSPENHFVLEFIPAEFVYDGLNVAGQPLVEVLWFSRPQALQDQVAELITQALRAHLEPEQNICVIFTPLTGQQYYENGQHYG; from the coding sequence TGGTTTGTCTCGCGTTATTGTTAAAGAAATTAGTAAAACTTTAGTGACCACTCTCGCGCCCGTGGTTGATAGCCCAGAAAATCACTTTGTATTGGAGTTTATTCCTGCCGAGTTTGTATATGACGGCCTTAATGTTGCAGGCCAGCCACTGGTGGAGGTGCTGTGGTTTTCTCGCCCCCAAGCACTGCAAGACCAAGTGGCTGAGCTGATCACTCAAGCACTGCGCGCGCACCTTGAGCCAGAGCAAAATATTTGTGTCATTTTTACTCCACTGACCGGCCAGCAATATTATGAAAATGGCCAGCATTATGGC